The Spirulina subsalsa PCC 9445 region TGTGGATTGTCCAATTGGTTCACCAACCACTCAGCAGAAACCACTGGATTCATAACGTATAACTCATAACAGTTTAACAGGTTTCCTCATCACAGGTTTCATTCGCCCTTGAATATTCTTTCACAATCAACAAGCAATTGCGCTGGTCTTCTGTGCGATTATATTCCAACACATCGGCGATTTTTTGTAAAATCGCCAAACCCCGCCCGCCTCCAGCATGGGTATTCATGGGGTCTGCTTGTTGCTGGAGATACTGCTGGAGAGAAAAGGGCGCGCCAGCATCCCAAATCCGTAGAATAATCTGTTGCTCATCAACCCTGACTTCAAGATCAATGGGGGTTTCTGGGGGTTTGTCCCGATGAGCATGACGAATAGCATTGGTCAGGCCTTCCGCTAAGGCGAGTTCGCACTGCAACCAATCTTTTTGCTCAATTTCAGGGAGATAAAGGGAGTTAAACCAGGCCAGAGTCCGCTTGAGGATTCTGAGTTCCGTGGGGACTTGACGATAAGCTTGTTTGAGAATAGTCAAGGGAAGCCTTTGGGTAAGCAGAAGCATTTCTAGTGTAGCTCAATACCTTCGTCCTTGTTCTGTTCCTTATACCCGTTAGGGTTGCTGGGAGAGTCTGTCAATTTCCTTGGTCAAGTCGCCAAAACTAACATAGGATTGCTATAAGAACCTGCTGTCGTCTAACGTTCCTGAACTGATCACCGTGCCATGACGCATATTCTAATCGTTGATGATGATCCTGCGATTCAACTCCTCCTCAAACGTACCTTAACGCGCCAAGGGTATGAAGTGACCGTAGCAGGAAACGGAGTCGAGGGACTGGCCAAAGCTCAAGAACTTTGTCCGGCGATGGTAATTTGTGATTGGGTCATGCCTCAGATGAATGGCCTTGAGGTTTGTCGTCATATTAAAGCCACGCCCCAACTTTCGACGACTTTTTTTATTTTGCTCACGTCTAAGGGATCTGTGGAAGACCGGGTAGAAGGTCTAGATGCTGGGGCTGATGATTTTCTTTGTAAACCGATTGAAATGTTTGAACTCAAGGCGCGCATTCGCTCTGGTTTGCGTCTCCATCAGTTAAGTAGTGATCTCCAACATCAAAAGCGCATTCTAGAGGCTGAATTAGCGGAAGCTGCTGAGTATGTATGTTCTATTCTGCCAGAACCTTTTTCCGATGGGGGTTTAGCGGTGGATGTGCGGTTTATTCCGTCCAGCCAGTTGGGGGGGGATAGTTTTGATTATTTTTGGCTGGATGAGGATCATTTAGCGGTGTATTTGTTGGATGTGTCAGGGCATGGTTTGCGGGCGGCCTTGCCCTCACTGGCCGTAATTAATTTACTGCGTTCTAAGGGGTTGATTCAGGTGAATTATCATCAGCCTAGTGAAGTTTTGCGTGGCCTGAATGATACCTTTCAAATGACCGCTCGCAATGATAAATACTTCACCATTTGGTATGGAGTTTATAATCGGCGATCGCAGCAGTTAATCTATGCCAGTGCCGGACATCCCCCAGCCCTTTTGCTCAGTGGCACAGCCCAAGGGGAAATTCTCGTACAAAAGCTCAAAACCCCCGGTTTTCCGGCCGGAATGTTCCCCGATGCGGAATACACCGATGCCACCTGTCCAATTGAACCAGACTCCTGTCTCTACATATTTAGCGACGGCATTTATGAGATTAACGCCCCCGATGGGACTTTGTGGGGCATCGACCACTTCATTGAGCAGTTGCAGTCTTACTTTACCCAGCCTGACCGGAATTTAGATTGGCTGATCGAAAAAATCAAACGGATGAATGCCCTCACCTATTTTGAGGATGATTTATCCTTGATGGAAATTAAATTCTAAGATAAAGAGCTTTCCTCTGAAGACGTAGCCGTGACCTGAGAATCCGCAATATCCTCATGGAAAGCGTCCCGATCCCCATAAATATGAAACACCCGATCCATACTGGTTAGCTCAAACAGCATCTTAATCTGTTCATTAATCGAACAGATAAATAGCTTTCGATTTTCAGCCCGCACGGTTTTCAACGCCAGAACGAGAGCCCCTAAGCCAGAGCTATCCATAAACGTAACATCCTTAAAATCAATCAAAATAATTTGAGCGCCATTTCTGACACTCTCATTGATTTCTTGGCGAAACTCGGCCACTTTGGTGCTATCCAAAATTCCAGACGGTTGAACAATTTTAATATTGGGACTCATAACTCCAGGGCAAATGGAAATTAGATCAGTTCTGATAGTATAGCCTGATCGTCTCTTTCCATCATCTCTGACCCCCCGAGGAATCCCCGATCCTCAAATCTTCCTGCTTCCATGATTTAATGAAAAGCGCAACCGTAGCGGGAAGTCAGGTCATGGAAACCTACGATGTGGTGATTATTGGGGCGGGTCATAATGGGCTAGTTTGTGCGGCCTATTTACTAAAAGCCGGGTATCGGGTGGTCTTGTTAGAAAAACGCCCGGTTCCAGGAGGGGCAGCCACTACCGAGGAAATCATGCCCAAAGAAGCACCGGGCTTTCAATTTAACCTTTGTGCTATTGACCATGAATTTATTCACCTAGGTCCGGTGGTGCAAGAATTAGAACTGACGAAGTACGGTTTAGAATACCTGCCCTGTGATCCCGTCGTCTTCTGTCCTCAAGCCAATGGGGATTATTTTCTCGCCCATCAGTCCGTCGAGGCCACCTGTCGAGAAATTGCGCGCTATAGTCACCATGACGCGGAACAGTACGCCGAGTTTACCCGCTATTGGCAACAACTAGCCCGGGCGATCGCACCCCTCTTTAACGCCCCCCCAATGGCCTTGTTAGAAATCGCCGGAAACTTCGACTCCGATAACTTTAAAGACCTGCGCGCCCTCCTCGGCTCCAAAAACAAAGTTCTTGACTTCATCCGTACCATGATCACCTCCCCCACTGACCTCCTCAACGAGTGGTTTGATCATGAAGTGGTGAAGGCCCCCCTTGCCCGTCTCGCCGCCGAAATCGGCGCGCCCCCCTCCCAGAAAGGCATCGCCGTAGGATCCATGATGATGGCCATGCGCCACGCCCCCGGAATGTCTCGCCCCAAAGGAGGAACAGGCGCACTGACGACCGCCCTCGTTAAGTTAGTCCTAGCCCTCGGGGGGAAAATCTACACAGACCAAGCGGTGGAGCGCCTACTCATCGACAACGGAAAGGCCGTCGGAGTCGCCGTGGCCACAGGCCAAGAATACCGCGCCACCCAGGGCGTTATTTCCAACATTGACGCCCAACGCCTCTTTCTCCAACTGATTGACCCACAAGACACGGACCCCCAACTGCGCCAACGCATCGCCCGCCGTATTGTAAATAATAATGAAACCATCCTCAAAATTGACTGCGCCCTCTCAGAAGCCCCCCGTTTTGAGGGCTATGGTCATCAAGACGACTACCTCATTGGTTCCATCCTGATTGCTGATTCTGTGGATCATGTAGAACAGGCGCACTCGCTCTGTTTATTCGGGGAAATTCCTGACCAAGACCCCTCCTTGTATGTGGTCTGTCCGACAGTTCTTGACCCCACTATGGCACCGGAAGGCCATCACACCCTCTGGATTGAATTCTTCGCCCCTTACCAGATTAGAAACGCGGCGGGGACGGGTTTAAATGGTACAGGCTGGACGGATAGCCTGAAAAACCAAGTGGCTGATCGGGTAATTGATAAACTGGCCACCTATGCCCCTAATTTAAAATCCTCTATCCTCGCCCGTCGGGTAGAGAGTCCGGCTGAACTCGGAGAACGTTTGGGGGCTTATAAGGGCAATTATTACCATTTGGACATGACGCTAGATCAGATGGTATTTTTACGACCTTTACCGGAGTTAGCAGACTATAAAACCCCCATTGAGGGCTTATATTTAACCGGAGCCGGCACCCATCCGGGAGGGTCTATTTCGGGGATGCCCGGCCGCAACTGCGCCCGCGTTTTCTTGGCACGTCAACAACCTTGGGGTCAAAAATTAGGAGATGTGCGGAATTCCTTACAGTCTTTTGTGCGAGCCACTTTGGGAATTTAAAAGTTAAAGGTTAAGCCCTTATCGAGGATTTTTTAATGATTTTGTGTGATCAAGAAACACCTCACCGTTCAATGCCAGTGTATCTCATTCCATGGTTAATAATACTTTTAAAGCCCCTTTTTGTTGGGCAGCATCAAAGGCGGCTAATCCCTCACTGAGAGGATAGCAGGTTTGGATTAAAGGCGTTGGATCAATAGCGGCTTTATCTAATAAATCAATGGCTTTAGCAAAAGGGCCACAACGAGAACCAATCAGGGTAATTTCATCCACCACTAACGCCGAAGCATTTATAGATAAATTACCCGCGTAGGTACTTTTTAAAACTAGCGTGCCTCTGGGTCTTAATCCCTTGAGTGCTAACTCAAAACCGCTCGGATTTCCCGTACATTCTACGGCAATATCAAAGCTTCTCTCTTGGACAATATCGGCAAAGCCTGTATGAATGCCTTGTTTCTCTAAATTTGCTAACTTAGACCGATGACGACCTACGACCGATAAATCACATCCCGTTAAAGCTAAGGTTTGACCAATCAATTGACCAAGCTTACCATCGCCAATCACTAACACTTTTTGACCGGGATGAATCGGAATTTGTTCTTGAATTTCTAAGGCCGCCGCGAGGGGTTCTATAAAGGTTGCAGCATCGGTTGAAATATGATCGGGGAGGGGATAGAGATTTTTATTTGGCAGGGTTAAATATTCGGCAAATGCCCCATTTCTGTTGACAATTCCTAACACGGTTCGCTTCTCGCAATGAGTAGGTTTGCCTTTTTGACAATATAAACATTCCCCACAGGAGGCGTTAATTTCGCCTACTACTCGTTTATGTTTTAAATGACCAAGGCCTTGTTCCACAATCCCTACAAATTCATGACCTAACACCCCCCGATAGGGATAATAACCCCGCAAGAGTTCTAAGTCTGTATTACAAATTCCGGCGCGTAAAACCCTTACTAGGGCTTCATCTCTACTGGGTTCGGGAAGGGGTAAATTAGATTTCAGTTCCAGTGTTTGGTTTTCTAGCCAAATGCCTTGCATCATTTTGGATCATCCTGTTTTTTGACACTCTCACCGCCCAGCTATGCTGTGGTGAGAGATTCTTGTTTCATTGAGCGCTGCTTTCTCGCCGTGAGGATGGCAGAAATTCTAGCAAGACATCCTCAACGGGGCGAGGTTGCCAGTTGAGGGCTTTTCTGGCTTTGCTGCTATCTACACGCACACAACGTTCATAAACGTAGTGTAATCGCTCCCGACCGATGGGGGGATTCCAGTTAAAAAGCTGTCCGAGGACTTCTAGAATAGAAGCAACGACCACAACGAGGGGTTTGGGGGCTTCTTGGGGGGTGGGGATGCCTGTAGCTTTACTCAAAAGGCGGAACATTTCCCGACTGGGGAGTTCTCCGGCGGAAATGATGTAATGTTCTCCTGTGGGGGCTTTTTCGGCGGCTAGAATCATGGCGGTGACGAGATCATCTACATGAACAATGCCTGTAATGCGATCGCCCCCTAACCAGAATTTTAACCGCTTTTTCAGGAACAGGTGAATCACTGGCCCAAAATGGGGATCGTCGGGGCCGAAAATCCCGGACGGCATGACACTAACGACGGGAAACCCTTGGCGGGCGGCTTCGTCTACCAGTTGCTGGGCGAGGTATTTGGTGCGGTCATAAGCGGAGGAAAAGCCCTCTTGTTGTCGTTGGAAGGTTTCGTTAATAATCTGACCTCGGGTGTCCCCATAGATGCCGATGGTGCTGCAATAAACCATTTTAGACACTCCGGCGGCTTGGGCGGCGGCCAACAGGGTGCGGGTGCCTTCTACGTTGACTCGTTCCATTTTCGCCCCGTCTACAATGCCCAGTTCAACATAGGCGGCGGTGTGGAAGACGGTATCGACTCCTTGCAGGGCGCGGTCAAGGGCGAGGCGATCGCCAATATCCCCATAAACCCACTCTACCTCAACTCCGGCCAAGCGTTCGAGGTTACTGGAAGCCCGCACATAGGCCACCACCTCCACCCCTCGCCCCACTAAGGCCTTGACGAGGTGAGAACCAGTAAATCCGTTTGCCCCTGTGACCAATGCTCGTTTCATGGTTGTTTTTGAGTCCCCCTAACAATCTTGTAAATCCCACAATAACAAGACGATCTCATCAATGGCGGCTCGTTGGCGACTAATCCCTTGTTCGGATTGATTCACCATGATACTAAAAACCACCGTTGAGCCATCGGGTTGATCCAAATACCCCGCGAGGGTAGAAACCCCGGTCATTGTCCCCGTTTTTGCCAAGAGAACCCCCGCTAAGGGCGTATCCTGAAAACGGCCCTGTAGGGTGCCACTCACCCCGGCCACAGGTAAGGATGCCCGAAAAACCTCACGGTGGGGCGTGGTTTCCATCCC contains the following coding sequences:
- the crtO gene encoding beta-carotene ketolase CrtO, coding for METYDVVIIGAGHNGLVCAAYLLKAGYRVVLLEKRPVPGGAATTEEIMPKEAPGFQFNLCAIDHEFIHLGPVVQELELTKYGLEYLPCDPVVFCPQANGDYFLAHQSVEATCREIARYSHHDAEQYAEFTRYWQQLARAIAPLFNAPPMALLEIAGNFDSDNFKDLRALLGSKNKVLDFIRTMITSPTDLLNEWFDHEVVKAPLARLAAEIGAPPSQKGIAVGSMMMAMRHAPGMSRPKGGTGALTTALVKLVLALGGKIYTDQAVERLLIDNGKAVGVAVATGQEYRATQGVISNIDAQRLFLQLIDPQDTDPQLRQRIARRIVNNNETILKIDCALSEAPRFEGYGHQDDYLIGSILIADSVDHVEQAHSLCLFGEIPDQDPSLYVVCPTVLDPTMAPEGHHTLWIEFFAPYQIRNAAGTGLNGTGWTDSLKNQVADRVIDKLATYAPNLKSSILARRVESPAELGERLGAYKGNYYHLDMTLDQMVFLRPLPELADYKTPIEGLYLTGAGTHPGGSISGMPGRNCARVFLARQQPWGQKLGDVRNSLQSFVRATLGI
- a CDS encoding PP2C family protein-serine/threonine phosphatase; translation: MTHILIVDDDPAIQLLLKRTLTRQGYEVTVAGNGVEGLAKAQELCPAMVICDWVMPQMNGLEVCRHIKATPQLSTTFFILLTSKGSVEDRVEGLDAGADDFLCKPIEMFELKARIRSGLRLHQLSSDLQHQKRILEAELAEAAEYVCSILPEPFSDGGLAVDVRFIPSSQLGGDSFDYFWLDEDHLAVYLLDVSGHGLRAALPSLAVINLLRSKGLIQVNYHQPSEVLRGLNDTFQMTARNDKYFTIWYGVYNRRSQQLIYASAGHPPALLLSGTAQGEILVQKLKTPGFPAGMFPDAEYTDATCPIEPDSCLYIFSDGIYEINAPDGTLWGIDHFIEQLQSYFTQPDRNLDWLIEKIKRMNALTYFEDDLSLMEIKF
- a CDS encoding NAD-dependent epimerase/dehydratase family protein, whose amino-acid sequence is MKRALVTGANGFTGSHLVKALVGRGVEVVAYVRASSNLERLAGVEVEWVYGDIGDRLALDRALQGVDTVFHTAAYVELGIVDGAKMERVNVEGTRTLLAAAQAAGVSKMVYCSTIGIYGDTRGQIINETFQRQQEGFSSAYDRTKYLAQQLVDEAARQGFPVVSVMPSGIFGPDDPHFGPVIHLFLKKRLKFWLGGDRITGIVHVDDLVTAMILAAEKAPTGEHYIISAGELPSREMFRLLSKATGIPTPQEAPKPLVVVVASILEVLGQLFNWNPPIGRERLHYVYERCVRVDSSKARKALNWQPRPVEDVLLEFLPSSRRESSAQ
- a CDS encoding STAS domain-containing protein — translated: MSPNIKIVQPSGILDSTKVAEFRQEINESVRNGAQIILIDFKDVTFMDSSGLGALVLALKTVRAENRKLFICSINEQIKMLFELTSMDRVFHIYGDRDAFHEDIADSQVTATSSEESSLS
- a CDS encoding MDR/zinc-dependent alcohol dehydrogenase-like family protein produces the protein MQGIWLENQTLELKSNLPLPEPSRDEALVRVLRAGICNTDLELLRGYYPYRGVLGHEFVGIVEQGLGHLKHKRVVGEINASCGECLYCQKGKPTHCEKRTVLGIVNRNGAFAEYLTLPNKNLYPLPDHISTDAATFIEPLAAALEIQEQIPIHPGQKVLVIGDGKLGQLIGQTLALTGCDLSVVGRHRSKLANLEKQGIHTGFADIVQERSFDIAVECTGNPSGFELALKGLRPRGTLVLKSTYAGNLSINASALVVDEITLIGSRCGPFAKAIDLLDKAAIDPTPLIQTCYPLSEGLAAFDAAQQKGALKVLLTME
- a CDS encoding ATP-binding protein, translated to MLLLTQRLPLTILKQAYRQVPTELRILKRTLAWFNSLYLPEIEQKDWLQCELALAEGLTNAIRHAHRDKPPETPIDLEVRVDEQQIILRIWDAGAPFSLQQYLQQQADPMNTHAGGGRGLAILQKIADVLEYNRTEDQRNCLLIVKEYSRANETCDEETC